AATTGGCGAACACATAGCGACACTTTGCGATGAAGCTTATCGCTTACTTGCTGAGCGCGACCTGCTATTGCCAGAGATTGCACGTCGACCGCTTCGATCTGCTTTGATCAATATTCAGCTGGATCAATCGCTCTATCCAAAACTTATGACAGAGGGCATAAAATGCTTCCCACGTGGAACAGGCATTCGAATTGGGCTACATTTATACAATGAGCTCGAAGATATACACAGATTAATAGCTACTATAGATAAATTGAGATGAATTTTAAGATAGGCGATTTAGTGCGGTTTGTAGACGAACCGATTGAAGGACATATTACCGCTTTTATGGCGAACGGCTTAGTCGGGGTAACCGACGATACAGGCTTTGAGATACCCGTTATGCAAGATAAGATTACTTTGGTTCATGGCAATATGCGCATGGAAGAAGATGAGGAACCGCAGCAAGTTAATACTACCGCGAAGTTTATCGAGAAAGGTATCTTCTTAGCACTGACCGGCGAGCAGAAAGAAGGCTTAGTGAAGTTTTTCATCGCTAATGAAACAAGCTATGAGCTTTTGGTTGCCGTTAAAGAGGTCAATGGCAATAAATGCACCGGTATTTACAACAATATTATTCCTGCACGCGAATACCATCAGATATATACTGCGAATTTCGCTAACATTCATAAATGGCCAAACCTGGAGTTTCAGATCTTGCGTACCTCTAGACGTCAGCACAACGAAGTGCCACCAATTGAGAAAACAATTAAGGTGAAGGCGTTAGACCTTATTAACTCTAAAGAACGGTCGGAAGTACTGCCGGATAAAGCTTGGTTATGGGAGTTGGATAAAATTGAAGAAAATATCGGCTTGGACAAATTGAAAGCACATTTTATTTCACACCGTCCAAAGTAACGAAGGATATAGTAAATTTTCTTATTATTTTCTTAAAACTCGTTTAGAGAAATATTTTTCCTTATTTTAGCAATTTACTATTGCCAAAATAATGCGAATATTAACCTGTCTCTCTATTTGTGCTTTACAAATAGTCCTCTTCACGTTTTCTACATTTGCTCAGACAGCGGATTCTATTACTTCAAGCTCGAACAGTGAAGATCTGTTGTTAAAAGAATCGAAAATACAAACGCAGCGCGATTCGACAGCACAGGCGGAACTATTGAAAGCCATAGCAGATATACGCGCGCGAGCTGCAGAGGCTGAGGCGGAACCGGCAACCGGCAGCCGAGCTAGAAAATCAGATTCCTTAAAGCGAGCGTCGCTGCTGTCCAAAATAAACAATTTAAGAAGTACAACGCCCGGCTATCCGGTGCAGTTGTATCAAGACACCCTATTTTCAATATATACGAGAATAGGCTCATTCGATGCCAAGGATCGCGCAGCTGCCATATCGCATAAAATCTATCAGCTATTTGATGCGCCCGATTTCAACCCGGACTTCTTAAACATCGTCGAGAACGAAGAGAGCTATGATATCGTGTATAATGGTGAAAACATCATTATCAGTGTTGGACTGCTGGATGCCCTTTGGGTAAACAAAAGCAGTAATGAACTCGCAGAATCATATATCGCTAAGATCAGAGAAAGCGTCGTTAAACAGCGCGAGGCACATAGCCTGCTCAATCTCGCAAAACGAATTGGTCTCGCCTTACTTGTTCTTCTCCTGATGACGGGTATGGTAATCCTGATCAACCGCTTTTTCAAATTTCTGGCAGGCAAGATAAGTGTTGGGAAAGATCGGGTGCTTTCTGCACGACGAATGCGCAAATTAAAAATCATCAAAGCTGAGCATATAGAACAGGCCATGTTGCGGATGAATACGGTACTACGTGTCCTTATCTTGTTCCTCAGTATCTACCTGACCTTGCCTTTGCTGTTCAGTATATTTCCGGAAACGGAGTCTTGGACGGGAATGCTATTAGGTTGGATTCTGAGCCCACTTAAAGCGGTTCTGCTTGCCATCATCGATTACCTTCCAAACTTGTTCCGCGTAGCGGTGATATTCTTGATCTTTAAGTATCTGGTAAAATTTACGCGCTATGTTTTTCATGAGTTGCAGCGTGGAAATATCCATTTAAGTGGTTTTCATGCCGATTGGGCCTTGCCCACATTCAATATCCTGCGCTTTGTCCTTTATGCATTTATGATGGTATTGATCTTCCCTTATTTGCCCGGTTCAAGCTCACCGGCATTTCAAGGGGTTACCGTATTCATTGGTATACTCGTTTCCTTGGGATCATCCAACGCGATTGCCAATGTCGTAGCCGGCTTAGTCATTACCTACATGCGTCCCTTTCAGATTGGCGATCGCGTAAAGATTGGAGAAGCGGTTGGGGATGTTTTAGAGAAGTCCATGCTAGTAACCCGAATAAAGACCATCAAGAATGAGGAGATTACCGTCCCTAATTCAATGGTACTCTCCAGCACGACCGTCAATTATTCAAATCAAACGAAGAAAGAACAAGCCGGATTGATTGTTCATTATAGTATTACCATTGGCTATGATGTGCCTTGGCAGAAAGTGTACACCTTATTGAAAGAGGCCGCATCGCAAACCATCCATATTGAACCACATCCCGAACCCTTCGTTTTGCAAACAAACTTAAATGACTTCAATATTTCCTATACCATCAATGCATACACGAAACAGCCAAGCAAACAGGCTTTAATCTACAGCAATCTATTAGAAAATATTCAGGAGGTCTTCCTACGCGAACAGATCGAGCTATTATCTCCGAGCTATCATGTGATGAATAAATTGTCTTGAAACTCTGATTTAGAAGGAGAAGATTGTCTTGAACCAGGAAAGGAAGGATGCTAGGATTATCAGGATCGTTTTGAACGGGATATGGGTTTTGTCTTGAACCAGGAAAGGAAGGATGCAAGGATTGGCAGGATCACGTTGAAAGAAAAAAAGTGGCTGTTTCCCTTTCTTTCCTGATTCAAAGATACAATCTCCAATAAAAATGGCGCCTATACGGCGCCTTACTCTAATATCTGATGTCTAATATCTCATATCTAGACTAATATCTCATATCTAAACTACCCCTAGCCTTCCCCCTTCGTTCTTACACTCAAGGAAATCAATACAGCACCTACGAAGATTACTATCCATCCCCAGCTTAGGGTAACGGCTTTGGAAATCAACCCGTCGATAAGCTTCATGCCGAAGTAATTATTGATTTGAAAGTACACTGCTGCGAGCGCTAAGGCAAGCCAGGCTAGTAATGCGATACTTGAAATCTGGAAGGCTCTTAATTTTCGCATAAAGAAGAGGAGCACATTTAAGCCGAGGATACCCATGGTGATTAGAAATAGGGCGGTGTCGACTTGATATAGGTTCCAATCCTTCTTCAATGGAATGTTTAGAAATGGACAAAATATGGAGGATAGGAAAACAACGACGAATCCTATCAGTGCGAGTGGTTTCAATAAAACTTTCATAAGTTAATTTTAAACAAATATGAGCATTTAATGCTTATTAACTACGAAAAATCTATGCGAATAAGTACGGTTTTTGGGCGTTTGGATGCCGTAATTGCTGAAAATTCTTAGTTTAAAACTGTGTTGTTCGTCATTTATTGTTATTCGCGTTTATGATTGTAATCACATTTTTTTAGAAAACATTTCAGAAGAGGCTTTATTTCAGCGTTTTAACATTTCTTTAACACTATTTATAATCGTTCTAAATTCACTGTATTGACAGATTTTTGACATTTAGCATGTTGTTTTAATCTACATTTGCATAACAAAATTATTGGCGAAATATTAGGCTTTGAAGAATTTAAAAGTTATAGCGTTTACCCATAAACATGTCGATCTAAAAGATTTGGGGAGTTTGGTTATATGCAATGAGGAGTTGGATAGCCGCCTTATTAACCTAAAAAACAGTTTAGACATCTCGGAAATATTTTACATCGGTACTTGTAACCGCGTAGAGTTTGTGTTCTATGGTGCGCATGAATTGAACGATGATTTTGTAGTACAGTTTCTAGACAAGATGAACTTCTGCGTTCCTGCTGAACGCATGCAATGCTACCTGGGTCAAGTCGACAGATATGAAGGCTTAGACGCTTTGAACCATTTGTTCCGCACATCATGTTCTCTGGAGAGCTTGGTCGTTGGGGAGAAAGAAATCTTAGCGCAGATTCGTCGTGCATACGACCGTTGTAGAGCTGCAGGCTTCACGGGCGACTTCCTTCGTTTAATGATGGATCGTTTAGTAAAAACAGCAAAAGAAGTTTATACCTATACCAATATCTCACGCAACCCAATTTCGGTTGTTTCTCTAGCATACCGCAAGCTTCGTGAGGTTAAATTATCAGAAAACCCAAGAATTCTGGTTATCGGTTCTGGTGAGACCAATCAAAATTTAGCGAAATACCTAAGAAAACATAAATACAGTAACTTTACCATCTTCAATAGAACAGTTGCCAACGCAGAACCTTTAGCAAAGGAATTGCAAGGGCAAGCTTATCCATTGAGCGAACTGAAGAACTATAAAAAAGGTTTCGATGTGATGATTACCTGTACAGGTGCGCCTGAAGCGATCATTAACGAAGAGCTTTATACTTCATTGCTTAATGGCGAGGATGATAGAAAGGTAATTGTAGACTTAGCGGTTCCTAATGATATCGATGCGGCAGTTATTGCTAAATATCCTATTCAATACATCGAAGTAAGCAGTTTACAACAGATTGCAGAAAAGAATATCCAAGAGCGATATGATGAATTGGAAAATGCCGAGGAGATTATCGCACAGAACATTAAGGAGTTCTTACCTATATTGAAGCAACGTCGCGTTGAAGTCGCTATGAAACAAGTTCCTGAGAAAATCAAGGAAATACGTTCGATGGCGATGACCGAAGTGTTCGCGAATGAGGTAGAACAGCTTGATCCTCAGTCTCGTGAGATTCTGAATAAAGTCATTAATTACATGGAGAAAAAATACATCAAAGTACCTATGGTAATGGCGAAAGAGATTCTAGTGAAATCTGCAGAATCAGATAGCAATTAGTCTTAAAATTTCATAAATTATTCGGTAATCTGACATTAAAAGGGCGGAACTAATTCCCTATTTCCTTAACTTTGCAACCGAATCATTCATTTGTAAATCTTTGAACGTGAATAGAAAACTTACCATCGGTACACGAGGCAGTGAATTGGCATTATGGCAAGCTAACTTTGTGAAGGATCGATTAGCAGAGATTGGTGTTGAAGCCGAACTTAAAATTATTAAAACCCAAGGCGATATCATCCAACATTTACGTTTGGATAAGCTGGAAGGAAAGGGATTCTTTACCAAAGAATTGGAAGAAGAGTTGCTATCTGGACAGATTGATCTAGCTGTGCATTCACATAAAGACCTTCCTACAGTAAATCCTCCGGGATTGATTATCGCAGCGGTATCAGACCGTGAGGATCCTTCGGAAGTACTGATTATTCATAAAGACTGTGTGGATATCAGCAAGCGACTTTCGGTAAAGCATGCAGCAACCATCGGTACCTCTTCTAATCGTCGTAAAGCACAATTACTTTCTATCCGTCCGGATCTGGAGTTCGACGACTTACGTGGTAACTTACAAACACGCGTTCAGAAATTAAGAGATGAGAAATATGATGCGATTATGTTGGCGAAGGCTGGCGTAAGCCGTATCAACATGGATCTTTCCGATTTTCATATTGAGGAGTTATCTCCGATTATGTTAGTCCCTGCACCTGCGCAAGGGGTGTTGGCTATTCAGATCCGTGAAGATGATAAGGAACTTTTCGATGTTCTTCAAGGCATCAATGATGCAGATGTTGCGGAAACAATCGCCGTTGAACGTAAGGTATTGAACCTGTTTGATGCCGGATGCCATGCGCCACTAGGTAGCTACTGCCGTAAAGTCGATGGAAAATTCCAATCTTGGACTTCCATTGCGGATGATAACGAAGACTTCCCGGATCGCGTATTCTTAGAAGCAGAAACTTCGGAAGGTATGGCCGAGAAGATCTTTTCGAAATACAGCAAGGATAGAAAGTTGCCTTCTTCGATTTTCATTACACGCGATTTGGATGAGAACTCCTACTTAGCGCGATCTTTAAAGAAACATAATATCGCGGTTGACGATCGTTCATTGATCCGTATCTTCCCTACCATCAATAAGCTGGATTCATTTATCTTGAAGCGTGCAGACTGGATTTTCTTCAACAGTAGAAATGCCATTGAGCACTTCTTCAAATTAGAACCTCTAATTTTGAAGAAGACAAAGATTGCAGTTTTAGGGAGAGGATCTGAAGAGACGCTACGGAAGTTCAATAGAACGGCTGATTTCACTGGCGACCACCTTGGTATCAATACCGAAGGTATCGGTTCGGAGTTTGCGAAATTGGTAGATGGGCAGACGGTTCTATTCCCTCGTGCCGAAGGCTCTTTACAAACAATCCGTAAGGCATTGACCGAGAATACCAAGATTATCGATATGCCGATCTATGAGACGGTCATTGAAGAAGAGGTGGACAAGAGCAATGCTGATGTATTGATCTTTACAAGCCCTAGCAATGTGGAGGCTTATTTCCGTGAGAACTTGGTTGATCCGGGGCAGAAAATCATCTGTATCGGAAACAGCACTGCCAAAGTAATCAGCGAAATGGGATTAAAATATACCCTTCCATATTCCCCAGATGAGATTGGATTAGCAGAAGCTATATTTGGATTAGACTATTAAAAACACTATATAAGGGGGCATGCCCCCTTTCATTTTAAATAATTATCATGATACACCGTCCTAGAAGAAACAGAAAATCAGCAGTTGTGAGAGATATGATTCAAGAGAATCACTTGTTTGCTGCTAATTTGATTTTCCCCTTGTTTATTGTAGATGGAGAAAACCAAAAGGTTGAAGTATCCTCCATGCCTGGTATTTACCGTTATTCTGTTGACAACCTTCTGCGTGAGGTTGAAAGCTGTATGGATATCGGGTTGAAGGCATTCGACCTATTCCCGGCTGTTGAGGAGTCTTTAAAAGATAAATATGCTACAGAAAGCTACCGTAAGGGCACCTTATATTTACGTGCAATAGAAGCCGTAAAACAGCGCTTTCCGGAGGCTTGTGTAGTTACTGACGTGGCTATGGATCCGTACAGTTCCGACGGTCATGATGGAATCGTAGAGAATGGTGAAATCTTGAATGATGAAACCTTAGAGGTATTAGGAAAGATGGCGTTAGCACATGCTGAGTCGGGTGCTGATATTATCGCGCCTTCGGACATGATGGATGGCCGTATTGGTTATTTACGTGATGTTTTGGATACGAATGGATTCACAAATGTTTCACTGATGTCTTATACAGCGAAATACGCATCGGCATATTATGGTCCTTTCCGCGACGCCTTGGGTTCGGCTCCGAAAAAAGGTGATAAGAAAACTTATCAAATGAATCCGGCGAATAGCCGCGAGGCACTAATTGAAGCGCAATTGGATATGGAAGAAGGTGCAGACTTCTTAATGGTGAAGCCTGGTCTTCCATACTTAGATGTGATTAAATTACTTCACGACAACTTTGATTTACCGATTGCTGCGTATAACGTTTCTGGTGAATATGCTATGTTAAAGGCTGCTATCGCTAACGGATGGTTGAGTGAGCAGGTTATTTTGGAGACGCTATTGAGCTTTAAACGCGCCGGAGCAACTTCTATCCTGACCTATCATGCGAAGGAAGTGATCGAAAAAGGCTGGGTGAAATAGCTGATAAATCAATTAAATGGCTATTTTTGTAGGGCTTACAAATTAGCCTACTATCATTCTTTTGAATACAATGGAACATACTAGAATTAAAGACTTATTAAAATCGGAAGAATTCGGAAAAGAAGTAATCGTAAAGGGTTGGGTTCGTACTTTCCGTAATAATCAATTTATTGCTATCAACGATGGTTCGACCATCAATAATATACAGGCTGTTGTTGACTTTGAGAATACAGCAGATGAGATCTTAAAACGTATTACTACTGGTGCGGCGGTACGTGTGAAAGGCACTTTGGTAGAGTCGCAAGGAAAGGGACAGCGCGTAGAGGTAAAAGCTACGGAAGTTTCTATTATTGGGGATTCTGATCCTGAGAAATATCCTTTGCAACCGAAAAAACATAGCTTGGAGTTCTTACGTGAGATTGCGCACCTACGCTTCCGCACAGGAACGTTCAATGCGGTTTTTAAAGTTCGTAATGCGCTAGCATTCGCTGTGCACAAATTCTTCAACGAAAGAGATTTCGTTTATATGCATACGCCTATTATTACGGGTTCGGATGCTGAAGGTGCTGGTGAAATGTTCCAAGTGACTACCTTAGACTTGAATAATCCTCCGCGCACAGAGTCTGGTGCGATAGACTTTAAAGAAGATTTCTTCGGTAAAGCAACTAACTTAACCGTATCTGGCCAGTTAGAGGGAGAATTAGCGGCTATGGCCTTTGGTAATATCTATACCTTCGGTCCTACGTTCCGTGCCGAGAACTCGAATACGACACGTCACTTAGCGGAATTCTGGATGATTGAGCCGGAGATGGCTTTCTACGAGTTGGAAGATAATATGGATTTGGCGGAAGACTTATTGAAATATGTTATCCGTTATGCCCTTGACACTTGCCCGGAGGAGATTGAATTCTTGAAGAACCGTTTGTTGGAAGAAGAGAAATCAAAACCTCAAGCAGAACGTTCTGAATTAAACTTAGTAGAGAAGTTGAACTTCGTAATCGGCAATGACTTCGAACGCGTAACTTATACGGAAGCGGTAGAGATCTTGCAGAAGAGCAAGCCAAATCAAAAGAAACAATTTAAATACTTGATTGAAGGATGGGGAGCAGACTTACAGTCTGAGCATGAGCGTTATTTGGTGGAAAAACATTTTAAGAAGCCGGTAATTCTTACAGACTATCCTAGAGAGATTAAGTCTTTCTATATGAAACAGAATCCGGTAGATGCGGAAGGTAGAAATACTGTTCGTGCGATGGATATCTTGTTCCCGGGTATTGGCGAGATGGTTGGGGGTTCACAACGTGAGGAAAACCTAGAAAAACTAATTACCAGAATGGGCGAAGTTGGTATTCCAACGGAAGAGATGGAATGGTTCCTAGATACACGTCGCTTTGGTTCAGTTCCTCACTCTGGTTTTGGAGTCGGCTTCGAACGCTTAGTATTGTTTACTACAGGAATGACGAACATACGGGATGTAATTCCTTTCCCAAGAACACCTAATAATGCGGAGTTTTAAACCGCATTGCATATAAACACAAAAACCGTCAAAACAAACTAATTTTGACGGTTTTTGTTTATCCTAAGAAACACATTACGATTAGACATGGCTATGCTAGTAAAAATATACAACGACAACCCGAATCCTAAATCTATTGATCAGGCGGTAGAAATCCTGCGCAAAGGTGGGGTAATCATCTATCCTACGGATACAGTTTATGGTATGGGATGCGATATTACGAATCAGAAGGCAATTGAAAGGGTTTGTGCTATCCGCGGTTTAAAGCCAGACAAGTCTAACCTTTCATTTATCTGTTATGACCTAACGGATATCTCTCAATACACGAAGCCTTTTGACACGACGGTGTTCCGGGTGTTGAAGAAAGCTCTTCCTGGCCCATTTACCTTTATTTTCAATGCGAGTTCACAGGTTCCGAAACTATTGAGCTCGAAGAAAAAGACGGTAGGTATTCGTGTTCCCGATAATAATATCGTGAGGGATATCGTGAAAGCTTTAGGTAATCCTATCGTAACGACATCCATCCACGATGAAGACGAAATCATCGAGTACTCCACTGATCCCGAATTGATCTATGAGAAGTATCAGGAGAAAGTAGATCTTGTTATTGATGGCGGATATGGTGACAACGTTGCATCCACGGTTGTTGATGTGACTTCCGGCGAATTTGAGATTATCAGGGAAGGAAAAGGCGACTTGGACTTATATTTATAGTCCCTGCTCCTCTACCCTGTTCTTTATAGCGGCGTTGAAGGCCTCGAAGCCGGCTAATGTGTTTCCATGTATCATTTTTTTCAGGAATGGCACAAGGATACCCGAGAATATCTCGCCTTGTATTAGTCTAGTTTGCTCCGCCGAAATTTCCTCGAGGAAAAAATAATGTTCACCATCGAAGATACCACTGATACCTAACCTACCCTTCCAACGCAATTCTTTATCTTTGTCGATTTTCAAGAAAATAGGATTCATCTTGATGGAAGTGCCTCCGGGTTGTTGCAAAAGAACCTTCGTTCTTTTCCCTACAATTGGAGTTCCCTCAAATTCGCGAACGCTGGGGCTCCATTCCGGATATGCTTTAAAATTGCTCAATACATCCCAAACAGCTGCTGCTGGCGCATTAATCATCACCTGAGTTTCTAGTATTTCTTTCATACTCCAAAGGTAGTGGCAGAAACTCCAAAGCCACTTGACATTTATCAAGAAGATTTTTTTGTAAATTAAAGCTGGATAATCAATATGAGATCTCTATGGAGGATAACATTCTACAGAAAGTAACATCGGCATTCTCAGCTTTATCGTGCATCGAAGGTATAGTCCTCGGAGGTTCTAGAGCAACAGCAAGCTTTAACCAAGACTCTGATATTGACATTGGTTTGTATTACAAACCTCACTGTCTTGATTATGATGAGCTGAATAGTATAGCGAAATCCCTAGATGATCAACATCGGAATCATTTAATAGGAAAGGAAGGCGATTGGGGGCAATGGGTAAATTTTGGAGGGTGGTTGCAGATAGATGGAAAGGCGGTAGATCTTATTTTTAGAGATTTAGGGCGGGTAGAAAATGTTATCGATCAGACTAATGCTGGTATATTTTCTAACAATTACCATTTAGGACATCCACACGCCTACCTCAGTTTTATGTATCGTGGGGAATTGGCAGCGAGTAAAATACAATATGCCAAAGACCATAGCTTTCGAGATCTTAAAGCATTAGCACAGCAGTATCCGGACAATCTACAGGCTTCGGTAATACAATTCTACTTATTCGAAGCCGACTTTTCCTTGATGCTTGCTAAGAAGGCTATTTCCTCAGCGGATCGGTATTATCTCAGTGGACATATCTTCAGGATGGTATCTGCATTAAATCAAGTCATTTTCGCTAAGAATAAAGTGTACTTTTTAAACGAAAAAAAAGCGATTCAACGTATTGATCGCTTTGAGTTCGCTCCAAGTAAGTATGAAGAACGGATTAATGAAATATTTGGAAGATTATATGAGCAGGACAGTCCAAGTATCGGCATGTTAGAGGTCTTGTTAGCCGATGTGCAGAATTTAATCTCTTTCTATTAGGATTTTGACTATTAGCCCTTACTCCGTATCCTAGATAGCGTTTCAGGACTCATACCTAATACTGAAGCGATATACTGTAAAGGAACCTGATTGAACAGATCTTTTTGTTGCTCAAAATACTGCTGATATCGCTCCTCTGCGGATAGTGCAATGAAATTAAAAATACGTTGCTCTAAAGCCATAAAGCATTTGGCAATAAAACGTTTTTCTAATACATTCCAATCTGGAATCTCATTTTCTAATGTTAGGTAATCCTGCTTGTTTAGTGTCCAAAGAGTTACTGGTGTTAGAGCATCAATACTCCAGATAGCCTTCTGGTCAAAAAGAAAGGATGCCAAGTCAGTTATAAAATATCCGTTGCCACCAATCCATTGAGTAACTTCCTTATTTGGTGTTATCTTAAACACTCGACAATAGCCTGAACTTACAAAGCTTAACTTCTCACATTGCTTACCTTCCGACAAGAACATGGCATTCTTATCTAAATGTTCCTCTTTGAAGTTAGATAAGATTAAGTCGGCCTGATCATCCGACACTTCAAACATCTGAAATAAAGACTCCTTAAAGTTCATGTTTTATGGTTTGCACACCTAACTTTCGCTTCCGCTCATATATATAGGCTATATTGAATACTAATATAGCCAACATAATCATGGAAAAAGCGATAATCTGTTGTGTGTTGATTGGTTCATGATAATAAAAAACGGCTAAA
The DNA window shown above is from Sphingobacterium hotanense and carries:
- a CDS encoding mechanosensitive ion channel family protein, with the translated sequence MRILTCLSICALQIVLFTFSTFAQTADSITSSSNSEDLLLKESKIQTQRDSTAQAELLKAIADIRARAAEAEAEPATGSRARKSDSLKRASLLSKINNLRSTTPGYPVQLYQDTLFSIYTRIGSFDAKDRAAAISHKIYQLFDAPDFNPDFLNIVENEESYDIVYNGENIIISVGLLDALWVNKSSNELAESYIAKIRESVVKQREAHSLLNLAKRIGLALLVLLLMTGMVILINRFFKFLAGKISVGKDRVLSARRMRKLKIIKAEHIEQAMLRMNTVLRVLILFLSIYLTLPLLFSIFPETESWTGMLLGWILSPLKAVLLAIIDYLPNLFRVAVIFLIFKYLVKFTRYVFHELQRGNIHLSGFHADWALPTFNILRFVLYAFMMVLIFPYLPGSSSPAFQGVTVFIGILVSLGSSNAIANVVAGLVITYMRPFQIGDRVKIGEAVGDVLEKSMLVTRIKTIKNEEITVPNSMVLSSTTVNYSNQTKKEQAGLIVHYSITIGYDVPWQKVYTLLKEAASQTIHIEPHPEPFVLQTNLNDFNISYTINAYTKQPSKQALIYSNLLENIQEVFLREQIELLSPSYHVMNKLS
- the hemA gene encoding glutamyl-tRNA reductase, whose product is MKNLKVIAFTHKHVDLKDLGSLVICNEELDSRLINLKNSLDISEIFYIGTCNRVEFVFYGAHELNDDFVVQFLDKMNFCVPAERMQCYLGQVDRYEGLDALNHLFRTSCSLESLVVGEKEILAQIRRAYDRCRAAGFTGDFLRLMMDRLVKTAKEVYTYTNISRNPISVVSLAYRKLREVKLSENPRILVIGSGETNQNLAKYLRKHKYSNFTIFNRTVANAEPLAKELQGQAYPLSELKNYKKGFDVMITCTGAPEAIINEELYTSLLNGEDDRKVIVDLAVPNDIDAAVIAKYPIQYIEVSSLQQIAEKNIQERYDELENAEEIIAQNIKEFLPILKQRRVEVAMKQVPEKIKEIRSMAMTEVFANEVEQLDPQSREILNKVINYMEKKYIKVPMVMAKEILVKSAESDSN
- the hemC gene encoding hydroxymethylbilane synthase encodes the protein MNRKLTIGTRGSELALWQANFVKDRLAEIGVEAELKIIKTQGDIIQHLRLDKLEGKGFFTKELEEELLSGQIDLAVHSHKDLPTVNPPGLIIAAVSDREDPSEVLIIHKDCVDISKRLSVKHAATIGTSSNRRKAQLLSIRPDLEFDDLRGNLQTRVQKLRDEKYDAIMLAKAGVSRINMDLSDFHIEELSPIMLVPAPAQGVLAIQIREDDKELFDVLQGINDADVAETIAVERKVLNLFDAGCHAPLGSYCRKVDGKFQSWTSIADDNEDFPDRVFLEAETSEGMAEKIFSKYSKDRKLPSSIFITRDLDENSYLARSLKKHNIAVDDRSLIRIFPTINKLDSFILKRADWIFFNSRNAIEHFFKLEPLILKKTKIAVLGRGSEETLRKFNRTADFTGDHLGINTEGIGSEFAKLVDGQTVLFPRAEGSLQTIRKALTENTKIIDMPIYETVIEEEVDKSNADVLIFTSPSNVEAYFRENLVDPGQKIICIGNSTAKVISEMGLKYTLPYSPDEIGLAEAIFGLDY
- the hemB gene encoding porphobilinogen synthase, giving the protein MIHRPRRNRKSAVVRDMIQENHLFAANLIFPLFIVDGENQKVEVSSMPGIYRYSVDNLLREVESCMDIGLKAFDLFPAVEESLKDKYATESYRKGTLYLRAIEAVKQRFPEACVVTDVAMDPYSSDGHDGIVENGEILNDETLEVLGKMALAHAESGADIIAPSDMMDGRIGYLRDVLDTNGFTNVSLMSYTAKYASAYYGPFRDALGSAPKKGDKKTYQMNPANSREALIEAQLDMEEGADFLMVKPGLPYLDVIKLLHDNFDLPIAAYNVSGEYAMLKAAIANGWLSEQVILETLLSFKRAGATSILTYHAKEVIEKGWVK
- the asnS gene encoding asparagine--tRNA ligase, with protein sequence MEHTRIKDLLKSEEFGKEVIVKGWVRTFRNNQFIAINDGSTINNIQAVVDFENTADEILKRITTGAAVRVKGTLVESQGKGQRVEVKATEVSIIGDSDPEKYPLQPKKHSLEFLREIAHLRFRTGTFNAVFKVRNALAFAVHKFFNERDFVYMHTPIITGSDAEGAGEMFQVTTLDLNNPPRTESGAIDFKEDFFGKATNLTVSGQLEGELAAMAFGNIYTFGPTFRAENSNTTRHLAEFWMIEPEMAFYELEDNMDLAEDLLKYVIRYALDTCPEEIEFLKNRLLEEEKSKPQAERSELNLVEKLNFVIGNDFERVTYTEAVEILQKSKPNQKKQFKYLIEGWGADLQSEHERYLVEKHFKKPVILTDYPREIKSFYMKQNPVDAEGRNTVRAMDILFPGIGEMVGGSQREENLEKLITRMGEVGIPTEEMEWFLDTRRFGSVPHSGFGVGFERLVLFTTGMTNIRDVIPFPRTPNNAEF
- a CDS encoding L-threonylcarbamoyladenylate synthase, whose translation is MLVKIYNDNPNPKSIDQAVEILRKGGVIIYPTDTVYGMGCDITNQKAIERVCAIRGLKPDKSNLSFICYDLTDISQYTKPFDTTVFRVLKKALPGPFTFIFNASSQVPKLLSSKKKTVGIRVPDNNIVRDIVKALGNPIVTTSIHDEDEIIEYSTDPELIYEKYQEKVDLVIDGGYGDNVASTVVDVTSGEFEIIREGKGDLDLYL
- a CDS encoding SRPBCC domain-containing protein gives rise to the protein MKEILETQVMINAPAAAVWDVLSNFKAYPEWSPSVREFEGTPIVGKRTKVLLQQPGGTSIKMNPIFLKIDKDKELRWKGRLGISGIFDGEHYFFLEEISAEQTRLIQGEIFSGILVPFLKKMIHGNTLAGFEAFNAAIKNRVEEQGL
- a CDS encoding nucleotidyltransferase domain-containing protein; its protein translation is MEDNILQKVTSAFSALSCIEGIVLGGSRATASFNQDSDIDIGLYYKPHCLDYDELNSIAKSLDDQHRNHLIGKEGDWGQWVNFGGWLQIDGKAVDLIFRDLGRVENVIDQTNAGIFSNNYHLGHPHAYLSFMYRGELAASKIQYAKDHSFRDLKALAQQYPDNLQASVIQFYLFEADFSLMLAKKAISSADRYYLSGHIFRMVSALNQVIFAKNKVYFLNEKKAIQRIDRFEFAPSKYEERINEIFGRLYEQDSPSIGMLEVLLADVQNLISFY
- a CDS encoding Crp/Fnr family transcriptional regulator, which translates into the protein MNFKESLFQMFEVSDDQADLILSNFKEEHLDKNAMFLSEGKQCEKLSFVSSGYCRVFKITPNKEVTQWIGGNGYFITDLASFLFDQKAIWSIDALTPVTLWTLNKQDYLTLENEIPDWNVLEKRFIAKCFMALEQRIFNFIALSAEERYQQYFEQQKDLFNQVPLQYIASVLGMSPETLSRIRSKG